Proteins co-encoded in one Waddlia chondrophila WSU 86-1044 genomic window:
- a CDS encoding ABC transporter ATP-binding protein yields the protein MKKLDRELMHKLWKYLLPYRTMVFSAVAILLVSKGVESYVPVYIGQVTDSILKGDSSQLTAIVRQSLIIIGMLFFAYLLDSLNVLLKNIVGQRALFALRSDVYRHIQRMPIDFYNHQKVGTLMTRTIHDVDQINQMFAESLIPLFGGVVLFISICICLIVLNWKVAILLIVILPFVYLLTRTFSREQRRCYGLIRKAVAKMNAFVQEHLLGTSTIRSFGLQKEEKKIFDELNLQHREANVETIHHFAKFFASIDFVQSFSLIAVFVLLVQWEPLGRGFQAGTYFTFSLYVLMLFRPLSDLAERYNVLQSAAAAAERIFSVLDLSEEVKGGEKVVEELNHLAFENVWFAYRSEDWVLKGLSFEVKKGESVAFVGMTGAGKTTILNLLLRFYDYQRGRITINGREITEYSISSLRKLFGVVLQDPELFSGSIRENICLGNPDINDQQLQKTLRFMQLDTLLSSYSDGLNHRLTERGKGLSSGERQLVSMARAMAHNRSCMILDEATANIDTSHEKIIQEALKKILHMKTSLVIAHRLSTIKDVTRIIVLHHGAVKESGAHFELLKQKGIYEKLYRLQFLS from the coding sequence ATGAAAAAACTTGACCGTGAGCTTATGCACAAGCTATGGAAGTATTTGCTCCCCTATCGCACGATGGTTTTTTCCGCTGTGGCAATTTTATTAGTTTCTAAAGGAGTTGAATCCTATGTGCCCGTGTATATTGGCCAGGTGACAGATTCGATTTTAAAGGGGGACAGCAGCCAGCTGACAGCTATTGTCCGGCAATCGCTTATCATCATTGGAATGCTCTTTTTTGCCTATCTTTTGGATAGTTTAAACGTGTTGTTGAAAAATATCGTTGGACAACGCGCGCTGTTTGCTCTGCGCTCTGATGTGTACCGGCATATTCAGAGGATGCCGATCGATTTTTACAATCACCAAAAAGTGGGGACATTAATGACGAGGACGATACACGATGTTGATCAAATCAATCAAATGTTTGCCGAAAGTTTGATCCCATTGTTCGGAGGCGTTGTTCTGTTTATTAGCATCTGCATCTGCCTGATTGTTTTGAATTGGAAGGTTGCCATTTTGTTGATTGTCATTTTACCTTTCGTGTATCTGCTTACGCGTACATTCAGCCGGGAACAGCGGAGATGTTACGGACTCATTAGGAAAGCTGTGGCTAAAATGAACGCGTTCGTTCAAGAACATCTTTTAGGAACATCAACGATTAGAAGCTTTGGTCTTCAAAAAGAAGAAAAAAAAATTTTCGATGAGCTGAATCTGCAGCATCGCGAGGCGAATGTGGAGACGATTCATCACTTTGCCAAGTTTTTTGCCAGTATCGATTTTGTGCAGAGTTTTTCCTTAATCGCTGTTTTTGTGCTGTTGGTTCAGTGGGAGCCTTTAGGCCGCGGATTTCAAGCCGGGACATATTTCACTTTCAGCCTTTACGTACTTATGCTGTTCAGGCCTTTGTCTGATTTGGCGGAGCGCTACAATGTTTTGCAGTCTGCAGCAGCAGCAGCCGAAAGAATTTTTAGCGTTTTGGATCTTTCGGAAGAGGTCAAAGGGGGAGAAAAGGTTGTAGAAGAACTGAATCATTTGGCATTTGAAAATGTGTGGTTTGCTTATAGAAGCGAGGATTGGGTGTTAAAGGGGCTGAGCTTCGAAGTGAAAAAGGGGGAATCCGTTGCATTTGTCGGGATGACAGGAGCAGGCAAGACAACGATTCTCAACCTTCTTTTGCGATTTTACGATTATCAAAGGGGAAGGATTACAATTAATGGTAGGGAAATTACCGAGTATTCTATTTCTAGCTTGAGAAAGCTTTTTGGAGTTGTTTTACAGGATCCAGAATTGTTTTCCGGCTCAATACGGGAAAACATTTGTCTTGGCAATCCTGATATCAACGATCAACAGCTTCAGAAAACTTTGCGTTTTATGCAGTTGGATACGCTTTTAAGCAGCTATTCGGATGGACTGAATCACCGCTTGACGGAAAGGGGCAAGGGATTGTCTTCTGGAGAGAGGCAATTAGTTTCCATGGCGCGCGCCATGGCTCATAACCGCAGCTGCATGATCCTCGATGAGGCGACAGCAAATATTGATACCTCTCATGAAAAGATTATTCAGGAGGCGTTGAAAAAGATTCTCCATATGAAAACGTCGCTTGTGATCGCCCACCGACTTTCGACAATAAAAGATGTCACTAGGATTATTGTTTTACATCATGGAGCAGTTAAAGAATCGGGAGCCCATTTTGAGCTTCTTAAACAAAAAGGAATTTATGAGAAGCTTTATCGACTTCAATTTTTATCATGA
- a CDS encoding type II toxin-antitoxin system HicA family toxin, with the protein MTPPILDHSKSHFFGQLETFIDKNSMSVISTVIPSIHDPHPSIKIEELPRALQYTAKRIKMVDLNLLELFYTQTHCNLINLASLVPSIDLDSIYMQFSIILGLVREANMISESLGEKAKIFENQLKERLCVLLPQFAQGLLQLWREICQQMPALTEKMGSGKKAAIEDQCQHVSEAFDYLAAQLSEKKCQFELFNTASIHIEQPNENVRSQHEWLELMLRYTQTSCKWYDRHAHFWTICDFHEDTANYDKRLELVQKLIKHRLDSQSLTPKILVQFYQSLSVHLNKIGNMHTYALKILDSFPKQQILDPLGWSESIKKLMEKSDLEKENALFYQLLIPNWLPKVIKLDSRRIIVLQAMQSASLADAMKSSRIKIERNILQAIIQEAKSVSQYFINIKNDLAKVPVFSSGAQQFSFSDMGIHIENITTILEELIESSDDNAAAILFTLQDLKGSVCGSLNQGVEFILKTLQEIYQVIENEQTRKKKIDPELIDKVIGNIQCATEMMASLGSTTPKLNKFLYALIEGKLPQDRKERDRKKRNPKGSAAKQKKTISRKRQTKPDSSEKKSGAKAEKQESAIDLTEKTFSIVENKPDPKETISITKATQILKEATAKLQNSLAEAAQEGDFSEKAYSIHNVKWKTLCKELANAGFILKRSSGSHHHYQHPKAKEVGIATVPVNSKDSLSTGVVKNIRSQIKRIHDKN; encoded by the coding sequence GTGACCCCTCCTATTCTTGATCATTCTAAAAGTCATTTTTTTGGACAACTGGAAACGTTTATAGATAAAAATTCCATGTCGGTAATCAGCACCGTCATTCCCTCTATCCACGACCCTCATCCTTCGATAAAAATTGAAGAGCTGCCCCGTGCATTGCAATACACCGCCAAGAGAATAAAAATGGTGGATCTCAATCTCCTTGAACTCTTCTACACGCAAACGCATTGCAACCTTATAAATCTTGCAAGCCTTGTACCCTCTATCGACCTTGATTCCATTTATATGCAATTTTCGATCATTTTAGGCTTGGTAAGAGAAGCGAATATGATTTCGGAGTCATTAGGAGAAAAAGCGAAAATTTTCGAGAATCAATTAAAAGAAAGGCTTTGCGTCTTACTTCCTCAGTTTGCACAAGGCCTTTTGCAACTCTGGCGTGAAATTTGTCAGCAAATGCCCGCTCTCACTGAAAAAATGGGAAGTGGAAAAAAAGCTGCGATAGAAGACCAATGCCAACACGTGTCGGAAGCGTTCGATTATTTAGCTGCACAGTTGTCTGAAAAAAAATGTCAATTCGAGCTTTTCAATACAGCGTCCATCCATATTGAACAACCGAATGAAAATGTCCGCTCTCAGCATGAATGGCTTGAACTCATGCTGCGCTACACGCAAACCTCTTGCAAATGGTATGACCGACATGCGCATTTTTGGACAATATGCGATTTCCATGAAGACACCGCAAATTATGATAAACGATTAGAACTCGTCCAAAAACTCATCAAGCATCGTCTAGACAGCCAAAGCCTTACCCCGAAAATCCTTGTTCAGTTTTATCAGTCATTGTCTGTCCATTTGAACAAAATTGGCAATATGCATACTTATGCTCTGAAAATCCTTGATTCTTTTCCAAAACAACAAATCTTGGATCCTCTAGGATGGTCGGAATCGATCAAGAAATTGATGGAAAAATCAGATCTCGAGAAAGAAAATGCTTTGTTCTATCAGCTTTTGATCCCAAACTGGCTTCCCAAAGTGATCAAGCTAGATAGTAGACGCATTATTGTCTTGCAAGCGATGCAGTCCGCCTCTCTCGCGGATGCTATGAAAAGCAGCCGAATAAAAATAGAGAGAAACATCTTACAGGCAATTATTCAAGAAGCTAAAAGTGTTTCCCAATACTTCATCAATATTAAAAACGATCTAGCTAAAGTGCCTGTCTTCTCATCAGGAGCCCAACAATTTTCTTTTTCCGATATGGGAATACATATTGAAAATATCACTACAATCCTTGAAGAGTTAATTGAATCTTCCGATGACAACGCTGCCGCGATTCTTTTTACATTGCAAGATTTAAAAGGATCGGTATGCGGCAGCTTGAATCAAGGAGTGGAATTCATCCTTAAAACTCTTCAGGAAATCTACCAAGTGATCGAAAACGAACAAACTCGGAAAAAAAAGATAGATCCAGAATTGATCGACAAAGTGATCGGAAATATTCAATGCGCCACAGAAATGATGGCCTCCTTAGGCAGTACGACACCAAAATTGAACAAATTTCTTTATGCACTGATTGAAGGAAAACTTCCGCAAGACCGCAAAGAAAGAGATCGAAAGAAAAGGAATCCTAAAGGTTCAGCAGCCAAGCAAAAAAAGACGATTTCCCGAAAAAGGCAAACAAAACCGGATTCATCCGAAAAAAAGAGCGGAGCCAAGGCGGAAAAACAGGAAAGCGCCATTGATTTGACAGAGAAAACTTTTTCCATTGTTGAAAATAAACCCGATCCGAAAGAAACGATTTCCATTACAAAAGCCACTCAAATATTGAAGGAAGCGACGGCTAAACTGCAAAATAGCCTCGCAGAAGCAGCGCAAGAAGGTGATTTTTCCGAGAAAGCTTATTCGATACATAATGTCAAATGGAAAACGCTTTGCAAAGAGCTTGCAAATGCTGGATTTATCCTCAAACGCTCCTCCGGAAGCCATCATCACTATCAACATCCTAAGGCGAAAGAGGTGGGAATCGCAACCGTTCCGGTCAATAGCAAAGACTCTTTATCAACGGGTGTGGTAAAAAATATTCGGTCCCAGATAAAACGTATTCATGATAAAAATTGA